CTGCACTGATTGCGGTGTATGCGGTCTGAATCAGTACCTCCGTGCCTTTAGGCGCGTCCATCACAACGTCTAAAAGCTCTGCCGTGTACGGTTTTGTAAAAATAATTTGTTTTGCATTCATAGTATCACTCCTTAAGAATATAATACTACATTGACTTAAGGAATTCAATATGATATAATACCGTAAAAAGATATTATTCTACTGATTTGGAGTGATTTTATGCCGTATGTGGATTATTTGGCGACCAACACGCTTTCCTTTCATTTAAAACACGGGTCTTCCAGTACATTGCATTTCGACAAACCTTGCCTTGGTTATATCTTAAAAGGGAAGTGCGAAATTCTGTATAAAGGCAAAACGTATTTTGCAGAAGCAGGGGATCTGATGTATATTGCTAAAGGGACCAACTACAGCTCCTTTTGGACAGGCGACCCTGAAATTGAATTTTACTCGGTGCCTTTTAAGTTTACAGACCCTTATGCGATGGACGCCTTTAAGTTTCAGTTGGTGAAAAATTATCCCAGAGACAAATTTGACCGTCTGTACGCAATCTCCGAAGAAGATACGTTTTTAAGGCTTGAAGCCTTTTACAGTCTGCTTTCCGAGTTGTATACAAAGCTCCAAAAGAATAAAAAGGGACGCGCGTATGACAGCATCCTTCCTGCAATTTCATACATTGAACAAAACTGTACCGAAAAACTGTATGTGGAGCACTTAGCATCCCTCTGCAATTTAAGTCCCTCGAGGTTTTTTGCGGTTTTTAAGGAAACGGTTGGAAACACACCTGTCGGCTACAAAAATGCCATTCGGATTCAAAAAGGGATGGAGCTTTTGTATGAAACAGACATGACGGTCGAACAGATTTCCGAGGTTTTAAATTTTTCATCGCCTGCCCATTTCAGAAAGCAGTTTTCAAAGCTTTTGGGCGTAACGCCTAAAGAGGTCCGAAAATAATGATTAAAACCAACACACTTTTTTAAAACGTATTGTTCTGGTTTGAAAAAATGCTTTGCCTACATTCTGAACAAACTATATGGGGAAGTATATGATTGGAATGAATAGTTGCTTTAGTTACTTGACAACCGTTTTTAAATCTGATATACTTTAGTAAAGGAGATGGTGTATATGAAAAAAGTACTGTTGCTGGGTGATTCCATTCGTATTCGTTATCAGAATGCGGTAACCAGAAATTTAGAAGGTATTGCAAAGGTTTACAATCCCGGATACACTGCCGAGGATGAGGCTATGGAGAAATCGGTGGAAAATGTAAACTGCCGTGATACGAGTTTTACTTTGAACAATCTGACCTATCATTTGTGGGGAAAGAAAATACAGGGCATGGATTTGATTCATTATAACAATGGTATCTGGGACGCTGTAATCCGCCATGTGGAGGATGGTTCGTTTACTACCATCGAATGGTATGAAATTAATGTGCGCCGTATTTTACGGGAATTGAAAAAAATTACGCCCAACATCATTATTGCGACTACCACACCGCCCAGAACGGACGAACGGAAAAATCCGCATACAGGCATTGTAACCCTTACGGTTGATACCGTGAAGCGCTATAACGAAGTTTTATGGCGTATCGCCGATGAAATGCGTTTGCCCGTAAACGATTTGTTTACCCTTACCATGTCTGACAGAGAAAAGTACATTCTTGAATCGGATGAAATTCATCTGACAGAAGCCGGGGAAGAAGCACTTGGCAAACAGACGGCGGATATAATTAAAAAATATCTTTAATTTGACAAAAACGAGCCCTTTTTCGGCTCGTTTTTCTATTGACTTTAAAATATGTGTTTGATATAATATAGGCAGATTAAATTTATGACAGGAGCATGGTATATGAACATCATTATTGTGGGTGTAGGTAAAATCGGCGAAAAGTTAGTTGAGCTTTTAAGTGCTGAACAGCATCATAACATCACCGCTATAGACACCAGGCGGTCTGTTTTGGAAGATGTGGTAAATACCTATGATGTAATGGGTGTTGCGGGCAACGGTGCCAGCATAGAGACTCTGCAGGAGGCAGGTGTACAGAATGCCGACATTTTAATTGCCGTTGCAGGCTCGGACGAATTAAATCTTTTGACTTGCCTCATTGCCAGAAAAAGTGGCTGCCGGAACACCATTGCAAGAGTCAGAAATCCCGAATACGGTAAGGAAGTACAGCTTTTCCAGGAAGACTTAGGACTTGCCATGGTCATCAATCCCGAATTTACGGCGGCAATGGAAATTGCAAAGGTTTTGCGTTTCCCGTCTGCCATTCAGATTGATACCTTTGCCAAGGGCAGAGTGGAAATTTTAAAATTCAAAATCCCGGAAAAATCTGTACTGCATGACTTGAAGCTTGCGGATTTAACCCGAAAGCTGAACTGTGATATTTTGGTATGCGGCGTTCAGCGTAACGAGGAGACGGTCATCCCGGGCGGTGATTTTGTTCTGCAAAAAGGAGATCTGGTCAGCATCGTTGCAACGGTGAAAAATGCTTCCCACTTTATAAAAACCATTGGACTAAAAACCAACCGCGTAAAAGATACGATTATCGTCGGTGGCGGAACAACTGCGGTATATCTTGCAAACATTCTGATGAAAGCCGGTATTTCTGTTAAACTCATCGAAAACGATGTTGAACGGTGCGACAGATTGTGTGAGCTGTTGCCTAAAGCCACGATTATTAACGGTGATGGAACAGAAAATCGTTTGTTGTTGGAAGAGGGCATTGAGAATGCCGAATCCTTTGTAGCACTTACCGGTATTGATGAAGAAAATATTATGCTGTCTCTCTATGCCCAAAAACAAAGCAAGGGCAAAGTTATTACTAAAATCAACCGCATTTCTTATGGTGAAATAATTGATAATTTAGGGTTAGATACCATCATTCATCCAAAGGATATTGCGGCAGAATATGTTTTGCGCTTTGTACGCGCCATGCACAACTCTTACGGAAGTAACATTGAAACATTACACTATATTTTAGATGGCAATGCAGAGGCTTTGGAATTTAACATCCGCGAAAAATCACCCATTGCCGGCAAAACGATTGAAAGCCTGGATTTAAAGCCCGGTATTTTGATTGCCTGCATCACACGAAAAGGTCAAATTATTACTCCGCGCGGTAAAGATACGATTATGCCGGGTGATACGGTTATTATTGTTACAACCAATCGGGGATTTCAGGATATTAACGACATTTTAAAGTGAAAAGCAGAGGCGTTATATGAATTATAGAGTGATTTCTTATGTTTTAGGGTGGGTTGCAAACATTGAAGCTTTTTGTTTGCTGTTGCCCACATTATGGGCGTTGTTTCAAGGAGAAGAGACTGTTGGCGCATTTTTGGTGTGCATTTTTGTCTGTCTGGTTGTCGGACTTCCGCTTTCTGTTTATGGCAGAAAAAGCAAAGATATGTTTGCCAAAGAAGGATTTGTGGCGGTTGCACTCAGCTGGATATTAATGAGTCTTTTGGGCGCGTTACCGTTTTTGCTCAGCGGAAGTATTCCGAGCTTTGTGGATGCTTTTTTTGAAACGGCATCCGGCTTTACAACAACGGGAGCATCCGTGCTTTCAGATGTGGAAGCACTTTCGGAGTCTGTGTTGCTCTGGCGCAGCTTTACCCACTGGATTGGCGGTATGGGTGTTATTGTTTTTCTGGTCGCGCTTCTTCCTTCTTCGGGAAGCTCTTTCCATATGGTTAAAGCAGAAAGCCCCGGATATTCCGTCAGCAAGTTTGTGCCCAAAATCAAGACAACGGCAAAGATATTATATACAATTTATATCTGTATGACGGCACTTGAAATTATTCTGTTGCTGTGTGGCGGTATGAGCTGGTTTGAGTCGCTTACATTTTCGTTTGGTACAGCCGGAACAGGTGGCTTTAGCGTCAAAAATTCCGGACTTGCAGATTACTCATCTTATGTGCAGATTGTCATTACTGTATTCATGGTTTTGTTTGGTATTGATTTTTCCTTTTATTATCTGATCTTAATCCGCAAAGTTAAAAATGCCTTTAAAATGGAAGAGGTTATTGTATACCTTTCTTTGTTTGCCTTGTCTGTTGTTTTAATCTTTTTCAATATCCGAGAGATGTATGCTTCAACCGGTACCGCGATAAAAGATTGCGCATTTCACGTTGCATCAATTATAACGACAACCGGCTATTCATCAACCGATTTTAATTTGTGGCCAACCTTTTCTAAAACAATACTGGTTCTTTTGATGTTTTCCGGTGCTTGTGCAGGTAGTACAGCAGGTGGTATCAAAGTTTCGCGCATTATGATACTTTTCAAAAGTATTATCAAGGAGGTTCGTGTTCTTACGCATCCCAAAAGTACCATTAAAGTGAAAATGAACGGTAAAATTTTAGAGCACGAAAAGCTTCGCGGTGTTACAGTGTTCTTTATTGCCTATATGCTAATTTTTGCACTTGCATTTCTGTTAATCAGCTTAGATAATCTGGACATGACCACAAACTTTACGGCTGTTGTGGCGACCCTTAGTAATATTGGACCCGGCTTGGAAATGGTTGGTCCATGTGGCAATTTTAGCGTTTTCTCGGATTTTTCTACTTTGGTTTTGAGCTTTGTTATGATCATCGGAAGATTGGAGATTTTTCCCGTACTGGTTCTGCTTACGGCGAGAACTTGGAAGAACAAGTAAAGAGGAGGAGTTTGTATGGCAGATGTTCAAGCGAAACTTTCGTCTTTTTGTCGTCGGGTAGAAGAACAAATTGAACAGATTGTATTACAAAACTTCAAAAACGGTAAGTGCACCGATCCGTATGCAGCAGACAAAAATCCCGACCGTGCCTGGTGTGATGCTGCTGAATTGCTTGCAATGTTTGAAAAACAGAATTCCTTCGTGTATAAGGTGGAATTGTTACAAGCACTCAAAGCGATGGAACAGCAGGAAATCGGCTATAATATTTTGTGCGTGGGATATGCTTTGGAATGCTTCGGTTCGCATTTTGAAAAACCAATTACAAAAGCAGAAGTTTTAAAAGGTGAAACACTTTCCAAATGGCTTGAAAAACAGTATGCCAGAGATTCCGAATGGGTTGCCTGGGGCGCGGGTTCGGATGTGGATGCATTAGGCTCGGCATTTTATCAGAATAAAAAGTATTTTGATGCAGAACCGGACTTGAAAACACTTTTTGATTGGTTAAATAGTGCAGTGAATCCTGCATACGGAATGTGGGGAAGTGGTGAAAATATTTTGGATATGGTGAATGGTTTTTATCGTCTTACCCGTGGCACATATGCGCAATTTAATGTAGATTTGCCTTTGCCGGAAAAAACAATCGATACAGTGCTTGCACATGCAAAGATTTTGAATACAGAACAGCACATTACCGCCTGCAACACCTTAGATATTATTCATCCCTTATGGCTTTGTAAAAAGCAAACGGATTATCGGGCAGACGAAGGAAAAGGGTTTGCTTTGACGTGGATTGAAGAAGTGTTAAACAACTGGACGGACAATAAAGGATTCTCATTCATGTTGCACAAGCATAGCGAGGCTTCTATGATGGGTACGGAGATGTGGCTATCCATCCTTTATCTGCTTTGTGATTATGCGGGACTTTCACATTTGCTTACGTTTTCTCCTAAAGGGGTACACAGATTGTATACAGAAATATAAAAACAGCAGAGGTGTTAAACCTCTGCTGTTTTAAGTTCTTCAGGGATTCCGATATCGGTTACAGTAATTTCCCCGCTGTATGTTTTACCGGCGTTTTTCAGAAGACCGGGCTTTAAGCAACTAAAGGTTACGGTTTGGGTAGCCTTTATAGCGCAACCTAATATTTCGCCCGTATCCGCCGAAATGCCCGAAGGAATATCACACGCGACAACGGGAACATTTGTCTGATTAGCATGCGTTATGACAGCTTTAAAATTTCCCTCAATCGGACGTGCAAGGCCTACACCGAAAATTGCATCAACAATCAGGTCACATTCCGGGAAAGTACCGTCAAAGGAAAGAAAATCCAATCCGCATGCCTGCATTTTCATATACATGGCTGATGCATCTTTGCTCAAGTTGTCCTTTTCTCCAAAAAGATAAGGAAAAACCGTAACACTCTTTTCGTGTAACAATCTTGCAAGCGCAATGCCATCACCGCCATTGTTTCCGTATCCGCAAAGGATAACAATGCGTTTGGCAGATGGGTAATTTTCCAAAATGACATGTAAAACCGTTGTTGCAGCATTTTCCATAAGATCTAAAGAGGGAATGCCGTATTCTTCAATGGCAATCTGATCCATTTCGCGCATTTGTGCAGCTGTTTTTATAATCATAGCGACTCCTTTACTGTTTCATAACCGTTTGTTTTGCGATAACCTTACGCAAAAACAAAATTGCAATGCAGATTAATACAAAGCCGATAATAGCCAGAATTTGTTGGCTGAAAAGCTCGAATCCGAATAAACGGATGTAGTTGTCTGCACCTGCGACACTTACAATACGGCTTGCTACTAAAGAAGCAAGAAACCCGCAAATGCCTCCGATGCTGTTTTTGAATGCCATTGCCTGTGTAATATAGGCAGAGGGTACATAGCTGTAAGTAATATTAAATGAATTTGCGTTGGTGCCTGCAGTAGATATATTCATTAAAACAGTATAACCGATAATCAGCCACCAAGTGGTTTTGGTAGTAAATGTAATACAAAGATAGGCAACCGCTAAAATCCACAGTCCAAGTTCAAAGCCCTTTGCAAAGCTTTTTTTATCCGAGAAGCGACCAAAAGGCATCGAAACGCCCATTCTTGCGAAATTACCCAGCATATTCACAACCTGTACAAATAACAAAGAGGGGAGTAAGTCGTTTTTAAATAATCCAATATAACCCAAAAGAATATATCTGGCGGAGTCAAACAGAATAGTCAGATATATAATGCTACGGAAGTTTTTGTTACCCATGGTTTCCTTAAAAACTTTTTTTAAAGGCAGATTATCCGCATCGTGCATATCTTCGCGTTCTTTTTTAATCAACATAAATGAAACAAAATTTGAAATATTTACAACAAGAAGAATGATAGAGATGAATAAAAAACCGCCTTCTAAATTTCCTCGTTCTTCGAATCCGTCTGTTATTGCCCCTATAATCAATGTAAAGGCGATGCCCGATATCAAGGAAACAATTTCCTTTTTTGCTGAAAAATAAGCACGGACGCCGGGGTCTACAAACGAATTACCCCATTTAAACGCAATAGAAAAAACCAGACATTTTGCAAAATATGCAATTAAAATTCCCAGGGTGACCAGAAGAGGTTTAATGGGATTGAACGTATCGGGCAAAAACGGAATCAGATACAAAAGCATAAAGAAAACCTGACTGGTTGTGTCTGTAATAATTACAAGCTTTTTTGTGCTGATTTTTATTTTTACTGCCCATATGGACAAAAGCTGAAAAATAAAAGCCAGGGAAACGATGGACGAAATGACACCGGTTAAAGCATCGCTGACGCCGATGTGCTTTAAAAGCTTTGCCAAAAACGCATCTGCAACCAGCAGAGAAGTGAAATATTCAAATGTACACTGCGACATATAGGCGACGCGTGACCGTTTGTAGTCAGGTGCATTGTAATTGATTTTATCCATAAAAATATCCGCTCCTTTTGCTGTAAACCATTATACAGAAAAAGAAACGGAAAATCAAGGGATTTACTTACGAAAATTTTTCGTTTTTTTGCCGGTTTTCAGATCATCCTTCGGGGAGTGTCCACGGTATACTGTATATGCTCTGTAAAAATTGGAATAGTTCGAAAAACCGGAAAGTGAAACAGCTTCTGTAATACTCATACCTTGCTGACACAGCTCACGCACTTTTAAAATACGTTTGTTTATGATGTAATTGTTCAATGTGAAGCCGGTGTATTCTTTAAATAATTTGCATAGATAATACTTTGAAATGTAGCAATTTTTTGCAAGGTCATCCAATGAGATAGGATTTTGCAAATTGTTATTGATGTAAGAGATGGTTTCGGCTACGATTTTGTTGCCTCTATGTGCAAGATTTGACCGCTTTGCTTTCGTAAGCAGATGCAAAAATTCAAGCAGAGCGCAGGTGACTGGCAAATCAGTTTGTTCGCTGTTTGCATATTTTTCCAGACGCATTAAAACCTCGGGGATGCCTTCGTTATGAGAAGAGTAGCTGGGAATCAGGTAATCCTTTTTTGTTTTGATTTCATCAAAAAAATCCTGGATATACTGCATTTCTTTTTGATTGAAAAATTCGGGACGTATGTTGATAACAATGCGTTCATAATCTTCTGTACCGAGAAAACGGACATAATGCTGTTCACCGTCATTGATAATCAGAATGTCGTTTGGTTCAGGCTTATATACTGTGCCTTCAATAACATATTCCACATTCCCTTTCAGAAAAATATAAATTTCCTTCTGAATATGAATGTGAGGGTTGTGAAATTCCGGGTTTGGTTTTTCGGTTAAAGAACGTGCATAATACACTTGTTTTGTCTTGTAAATGCAAAAGTTTTTATCCACAATCATCCCTCCCATCATTATTTTAACACAAAACAACAAGATTTGCAATGTTTTTGACAATATTTTTATTGAAAGTTTATTTTTTTTGTATTATAATGTATGTAATAAAATATATGAGGAGGATTCTTATGTACAAGCATGTCAAAATTACCGGGTTTTCTGACGAAATCAATCCGGCTATCGATGAGCAGTTTGCGCTTTTAAACGAGCTCGGCATCTCTTATTTTGATCCGCGCGGTGTAGACGGCACAAATATTTCAGATCTTACAGATGAACAGGCTGATGTTTTGTTGGAAAAAATGAAAAAAGCAAACATTAAGGTTGCCTGCCTTGGTTCGCCTATCGGTAAAATCGAAATTACCGATCCCATTGAACCACATCTTGAAAAATTAAAAAGAACCATCACTATTGCAAAAAAACTCGGCACGAAATATATCCGTATTTTCAGCTTCTTTATGCCGAAGGACGAAGATCCTGCAAACTACAGAGATGAAGTAATGAAGAGAATGCAAATGATGGTTGATATTGCTGAAGCTGAAGGGGTTGTTCTTCTGCACGAAAATGAAAAAGGCATTTACGGTGATATCGCGTCCCGTTGCAAGGATATTTTTGAAACCGTTAAATCTCCTGCGCTGAGCGGTGTGTTTGACCCGGCAAACTTTATTCAGTGCGGACAGAAGGTTTTTCCGGATGCCATTGAAATGTTAAAGCCTTATATTACATATATGCATATCAAAGATTGCACCGCTGACGGTCAGATTGTTCCTGCCGGTATGGGCATCGGTGATATTGATAAAGTGTTTGAAGTGCTTCTGGCACAAGGCTATGAAGGCTTTGCGTGCTTAGAACCGCACTTGGGTAAATTTGAAGGTCTTGCAGCTTTAGAGCAGGATGACACAATGCTTAAATTAGAAGCCAGCGACGGTAAAAAGTTTGTTTTAGCTTATCAGTCGCTTAAGAAAATTTTAGATAAGGTTGGTGCGTAAACATGGAAAAGGTAAGATTTGGTATTGTTGGTCTTGGCAGTATGGGTACTTCCCATGCTGACAGAGTATGGAAAGGGGATATCCCAGGATTGGAGCTTGCTGCGGTATGCGACATCAATCCCGCAAGATTGGATCACGCAAAGACGGCTTATCCCGGTGTTGCAACGTTTGATAAGGCAGAAGATTTATATGAAAGCGGTCTTTGCGACCTCGTAATTGTTGCAACTCCGCATTATGATCATCCGAAACTGGTTATTTCAGCATTGGAACATGATTTGCATGTTATTTCCGAAAAGCCTGCAGGTGTATACACTAAACAGGTGCTTGAAATGAACGAAGCTGCAAAAAAGAGCAACAAGCTTTTTGCAATTATGTTCAACCAGAGAACAAACCCTATGTATCAGAAGCTGCGTGAAATGATTCAGCGCGGCGACTTAGGTAAAATCAAGAGAATTAACTGGATTATTACAACCTGGTATCGTTCTCAGGCATATCATGACAGTGCAACCTGGCGCTCGAACTGGAAGCTTGAAGGCGGCGGAACTCTGATTAACCAGAACCCCCATCAGTTAGACCTTTGGCAGTGGATGTTCGGTATGCCCAGCAAAATCCGTTCTTTTGTTTCCTTTGGTAAATACTATGATATTGAAGTTGAAGACGATGTTACAGCTTTTATGGAATATGAAAACGGCGCAACCGGCGTATACATTACATCTACCGGTGAAGCACCCGGCGTAAACCGTCTTGAGGTTACCGGCGACATGGGTGTTGTTATCATTGAAAACGGCAAAATGACCTTTAAGCGTAACTATATTTCTGAAAGAGAATTTAATAAGACAAATGAATCTCCCTTTGGTTTGCCTGAATGCTGGACCTGTGAAATCCCGGTTAAACCAGGCAGCGGTGAACAGCATAACGGTGTATTGAAAAACGTTACCAATGCAATTCTGAAGGGTGAAAAGCTTCTTTCTCCCGGTTTAGAAGGCATTAACGGTCTTACCATTTCCAATGCAATGCACTACAGCACATGGATTGATGACTGGGCAGATGTAAAGAACTTCCCGCATGACGATTTCTATGCAAAACTGCAGGAAAAAATTGCAACCTCAAAACCTAAAAAGGCAGTAGAAGCGAAAGCACAGAACTTAGAAGGCACCTATTGATTCAGTCTATCGCTTTAAAATCAGCTATGAATATTTGACGAAGAAAGGATTCTGCTGAACATGAAACGTGTTTGTATTGTCGGTTGCGGTGCCATCAGTGGCAATCATGCCGAAGCATTGCAAAAGACAGAAAACGCAAGTTTAGT
This DNA window, taken from Clostridia bacterium, encodes the following:
- a CDS encoding helix-turn-helix domain-containing protein → MPYVDYLATNTLSFHLKHGSSSTLHFDKPCLGYILKGKCEILYKGKTYFAEAGDLMYIAKGTNYSSFWTGDPEIEFYSVPFKFTDPYAMDAFKFQLVKNYPRDKFDRLYAISEEDTFLRLEAFYSLLSELYTKLQKNKKGRAYDSILPAISYIEQNCTEKLYVEHLASLCNLSPSRFFAVFKETVGNTPVGYKNAIRIQKGMELLYETDMTVEQISEVLNFSSPAHFRKQFSKLLGVTPKEVRK
- a CDS encoding SGNH/GDSL hydrolase family protein, which translates into the protein MKKVLLLGDSIRIRYQNAVTRNLEGIAKVYNPGYTAEDEAMEKSVENVNCRDTSFTLNNLTYHLWGKKIQGMDLIHYNNGIWDAVIRHVEDGSFTTIEWYEINVRRILRELKKITPNIIIATTTPPRTDERKNPHTGIVTLTVDTVKRYNEVLWRIADEMRLPVNDLFTLTMSDREKYILESDEIHLTEAGEEALGKQTADIIKKYL
- the trkA gene encoding Trk system potassium transporter TrkA; protein product: MNIIIVGVGKIGEKLVELLSAEQHHNITAIDTRRSVLEDVVNTYDVMGVAGNGASIETLQEAGVQNADILIAVAGSDELNLLTCLIARKSGCRNTIARVRNPEYGKEVQLFQEDLGLAMVINPEFTAAMEIAKVLRFPSAIQIDTFAKGRVEILKFKIPEKSVLHDLKLADLTRKLNCDILVCGVQRNEETVIPGGDFVLQKGDLVSIVATVKNASHFIKTIGLKTNRVKDTIIVGGGTTAVYLANILMKAGISVKLIENDVERCDRLCELLPKATIINGDGTENRLLLEEGIENAESFVALTGIDEENIMLSLYAQKQSKGKVITKINRISYGEIIDNLGLDTIIHPKDIAAEYVLRFVRAMHNSYGSNIETLHYILDGNAEALEFNIREKSPIAGKTIESLDLKPGILIACITRKGQIITPRGKDTIMPGDTVIIVTTNRGFQDINDILK
- a CDS encoding TrkH family potassium uptake protein; the protein is MNYRVISYVLGWVANIEAFCLLLPTLWALFQGEETVGAFLVCIFVCLVVGLPLSVYGRKSKDMFAKEGFVAVALSWILMSLLGALPFLLSGSIPSFVDAFFETASGFTTTGASVLSDVEALSESVLLWRSFTHWIGGMGVIVFLVALLPSSGSSFHMVKAESPGYSVSKFVPKIKTTAKILYTIYICMTALEIILLLCGGMSWFESLTFSFGTAGTGGFSVKNSGLADYSSYVQIVITVFMVLFGIDFSFYYLILIRKVKNAFKMEEVIVYLSLFALSVVLIFFNIREMYASTGTAIKDCAFHVASIITTTGYSSTDFNLWPTFSKTILVLLMFSGACAGSTAGGIKVSRIMILFKSIIKEVRVLTHPKSTIKVKMNGKILEHEKLRGVTVFFIAYMLIFALAFLLISLDNLDMTTNFTAVVATLSNIGPGLEMVGPCGNFSVFSDFSTLVLSFVMIIGRLEIFPVLVLLTARTWKNK
- a CDS encoding NAD(P)H-hydrate epimerase, which translates into the protein MIIKTAAQMREMDQIAIEEYGIPSLDLMENAATTVLHVILENYPSAKRIVILCGYGNNGGDGIALARLLHEKSVTVFPYLFGEKDNLSKDASAMYMKMQACGLDFLSFDGTFPECDLIVDAIFGVGLARPIEGNFKAVITHANQTNVPVVACDIPSGISADTGEILGCAIKATQTVTFSCLKPGLLKNAGKTYSGEITVTDIGIPEELKTAEV
- a CDS encoding helix-turn-helix transcriptional regulator; this encodes MDKNFCIYKTKQVYYARSLTEKPNPEFHNPHIHIQKEIYIFLKGNVEYVIEGTVYKPEPNDILIINDGEQHYVRFLGTEDYERIVINIRPEFFNQKEMQYIQDFFDEIKTKKDYLIPSYSSHNEGIPEVLMRLEKYANSEQTDLPVTCALLEFLHLLTKAKRSNLAHRGNKIVAETISYINNNLQNPISLDDLAKNCYISKYYLCKLFKEYTGFTLNNYIINKRILKVRELCQQGMSITEAVSLSGFSNYSNFYRAYTVYRGHSPKDDLKTGKKTKNFRK
- a CDS encoding sugar phosphate isomerase/epimerase, which produces MYKHVKITGFSDEINPAIDEQFALLNELGISYFDPRGVDGTNISDLTDEQADVLLEKMKKANIKVACLGSPIGKIEITDPIEPHLEKLKRTITIAKKLGTKYIRIFSFFMPKDEDPANYRDEVMKRMQMMVDIAEAEGVVLLHENEKGIYGDIASRCKDIFETVKSPALSGVFDPANFIQCGQKVFPDAIEMLKPYITYMHIKDCTADGQIVPAGMGIGDIDKVFEVLLAQGYEGFACLEPHLGKFEGLAALEQDDTMLKLEASDGKKFVLAYQSLKKILDKVGA
- a CDS encoding Gfo/Idh/MocA family oxidoreductase; this translates as MEKVRFGIVGLGSMGTSHADRVWKGDIPGLELAAVCDINPARLDHAKTAYPGVATFDKAEDLYESGLCDLVIVATPHYDHPKLVISALEHDLHVISEKPAGVYTKQVLEMNEAAKKSNKLFAIMFNQRTNPMYQKLREMIQRGDLGKIKRINWIITTWYRSQAYHDSATWRSNWKLEGGGTLINQNPHQLDLWQWMFGMPSKIRSFVSFGKYYDIEVEDDVTAFMEYENGATGVYITSTGEAPGVNRLEVTGDMGVVIIENGKMTFKRNYISEREFNKTNESPFGLPECWTCEIPVKPGSGEQHNGVLKNVTNAILKGEKLLSPGLEGINGLTISNAMHYSTWIDDWADVKNFPHDDFYAKLQEKIATSKPKKAVEAKAQNLEGTY